One window of the Janthinobacterium sp. PAMC25594 genome contains the following:
- a CDS encoding TIGR02450 family Trp-rich protein, with protein MHLSNRNNLRPNKLLNSKWTAVTPVNKEKHFLVIKLCAAATPDEPVTHVELEAVHSGRVQILPWRALQDAAQWHQGWKT; from the coding sequence ATGCACCTTAGCAATCGCAATAACTTGCGTCCGAACAAATTACTGAACAGCAAATGGACAGCCGTCACGCCCGTCAACAAGGAAAAACACTTTCTCGTCATCAAACTATGCGCCGCGGCCACGCCCGATGAGCCCGTTACGCACGTGGAACTGGAAGCCGTGCATTCGGGCCGCGTGCAAATCCTGCCCTGGCGCGCGCTGCAGGATGCGGCGCAATGGCATCAGGGATGGAAGACATAG
- a CDS encoding Crp/Fnr family transcriptional regulator has translation MHKVNVDGLLSSQALFRHISPSQLEQLRQDVVRVEVEKGKVLFRKGEVPEGAYVVVFGLVKLSVFSMEGTDKVLELIRPGQSFGEAMIFLDEPYPFCAEALEHCLLLRIPPHALLRLLDQSPRIARQMMNSLSHHLMGFIRNVERCSVQNATQRVVEYLLQASDQQRSNEVKLDLKKSLLASFLNLAPATLSRVLHQLTDLHLIKVSGSLIQIQPDALKTYRHGSATAMLN, from the coding sequence ATGCATAAGGTCAACGTCGATGGCTTGCTATCGAGCCAGGCTCTGTTCCGCCATATTTCCCCTTCGCAATTAGAGCAATTGCGCCAGGATGTCGTGCGCGTCGAAGTGGAAAAAGGCAAAGTGCTGTTCCGCAAAGGCGAAGTGCCGGAAGGCGCCTATGTGGTGGTCTTCGGCCTCGTCAAGCTGAGCGTGTTTTCCATGGAAGGTACCGACAAGGTACTGGAATTGATCCGTCCGGGCCAGAGCTTCGGCGAAGCCATGATTTTCCTCGATGAACCGTATCCGTTCTGCGCCGAAGCGCTGGAGCACTGCCTGCTGCTGCGCATCCCGCCGCACGCGCTGCTGCGCCTGCTGGACCAGTCGCCGCGCATCGCGCGCCAGATGATGAACAGCCTGTCGCACCACCTGATGGGTTTTATCCGCAACGTGGAACGCTGCTCCGTGCAAAACGCCACCCAGCGCGTGGTCGAGTACCTGCTGCAGGCGTCGGACCAGCAGCGTTCGAACGAGGTCAAGCTGGACCTGAAGAAAAGTCTGCTGGCATCGTTCCTGAACCTGGCGCCCGCCACCCTGTCGCGCGTGCTGCACCAGTTGACGGACTTGCATTTGATTAAAGTCAGCGGTTCGCTGATCCAGATCCAGCCCGATGCGCTGAAGACGTATCGCCATGGTTCCGCTACGGCGATGCTGAACTAA
- the pncB gene encoding nicotinate phosphoribosyltransferase, translated as MTPIVRSLLETDLYKFTMWQALLHGHPNTHTEYEFVCRNATAFLLAELKVELEEQLDHLCSMSFADDELAYLRTLRFMKSDFVDFLTVFRFQRKFIDVSTDGDTLLVHAAGPQVHVMGFEIFVLYIINELYFRRFDLDAAMREGRHRLGLKVAAVKEFGKLPRRKHPFEFSDFGVRRRFSGAWHDEVVQRLAHEVPEYFKGTSNVYLAKKLGIVPIGTMAHEYMQSFQSFGVRLRDFQKAALEDWVQEYRGDLGIALTDVVGMDAFLADFDLYFAKLFDGLRHDSGDPVEWGEKALAHYAALRIDANTKRLVFSDGLDLDKAFALYQHFADRIMTGFGIGTNLTNDVGLTPLNIVMKLVRCNGQSVAKLSDSPGKTLCKDETFLAYLRQVFHHPAV; from the coding sequence ATGACCCCGATAGTGCGCAGTTTGCTGGAAACCGATCTGTATAAATTTACAATGTGGCAAGCATTGCTGCACGGTCATCCGAATACCCATACCGAATACGAATTTGTCTGCCGCAATGCCACCGCCTTCCTCCTGGCCGAACTGAAGGTCGAGCTGGAAGAGCAGCTCGACCACCTGTGCTCGATGTCGTTTGCCGATGACGAGCTGGCCTATTTGCGCACCCTGCGCTTCATGAAGAGCGATTTCGTCGACTTTTTGACGGTGTTCCGCTTCCAGCGCAAGTTCATCGACGTCAGCACCGATGGCGACACCCTGCTGGTGCACGCGGCCGGTCCGCAGGTGCACGTGATGGGCTTCGAGATTTTCGTGCTGTACATCATCAATGAACTGTATTTCCGCCGTTTCGACCTCGATGCTGCCATGCGCGAAGGGCGTCACCGCCTGGGCTTGAAAGTGGCGGCCGTCAAGGAATTCGGCAAGCTGCCGCGGCGTAAACACCCGTTTGAATTTTCCGACTTCGGCGTGCGCCGGCGCTTTTCCGGCGCCTGGCACGACGAAGTGGTGCAACGGCTGGCGCATGAGGTGCCCGAATATTTCAAGGGCACGTCGAATGTGTACCTGGCGAAAAAGCTCGGTATCGTGCCGATCGGCACCATGGCGCATGAATACATGCAGTCGTTCCAGTCGTTCGGCGTGCGCCTGCGCGACTTTCAAAAGGCGGCCCTGGAAGACTGGGTGCAGGAATACCGTGGCGACCTGGGGATAGCCCTGACGGACGTGGTCGGCATGGACGCCTTCCTCGCCGACTTCGACCTGTATTTCGCCAAGCTGTTCGACGGCTTGCGCCACGATTCGGGCGACCCCGTCGAATGGGGAGAGAAGGCGCTGGCCCATTACGCGGCCCTGCGCATCGACGCCAATACCAAGCGCCTCGTGTTTTCCGACGGCCTGGACCTGGACAAGGCGTTCGCCCTGTACCAGCACTTTGCCGACCGCATCATGACGGGCTTTGGCATCGGCACCAATCTCACCAACGACGTGGGTTTGACGCCGCTCAACATCGTCATGAAACTGGTGCGCTGCAATGGCCAGTCGGTGGCGAAATTGTCGGATTCGCCGGGTAAAACCCTGTGCAAGGATGAAACCTTCCTCGCGTATTTGCGGCAGGTCTTCCATCATCCTGCCGTCTAA
- a CDS encoding nuclear transport factor 2 family protein has translation MQKLASAVLFGCSLLAAGMAPAQTAPVAPPHVGRHASTPEDIGAIEKVVADFQAALIAKDVKLLSSLMLHTNILFASPADDAFIKKMRDTTDVHFDGVAVAGYIGFANFIKREPQRTEEKFYNVKITQDRHVAWVNFDYEFLVGDKLSNYGVEAWQMVKRDGEWKILSVVWSMHAAAEAGK, from the coding sequence ATGCAAAAGTTGGCAAGCGCAGTACTGTTCGGATGTTCCCTGCTGGCGGCAGGCATGGCGCCAGCGCAGACTGCTCCAGTGGCGCCGCCCCATGTGGGCCGCCACGCCTCCACGCCCGAAGATATCGGCGCCATCGAAAAAGTCGTTGCCGACTTCCAGGCGGCCCTGATCGCCAAGGATGTCAAGCTGCTGTCGTCGCTGATGCTGCACACAAACATCCTGTTCGCCTCGCCGGCCGACGACGCTTTCATCAAGAAAATGCGCGACACGACGGACGTCCACTTCGATGGCGTCGCGGTGGCCGGCTATATCGGTTTCGCCAACTTCATCAAGCGCGAACCGCAGCGTACGGAAGAAAAATTCTACAACGTCAAGATCACCCAGGACCGCCATGTGGCGTGGGTCAACTTCGACTACGAATTCCTCGTCGGCGACAAATTATCCAACTATGGCGTGGAAGCGTGGCAAATGGTCAAGCGCGACGGCGAATGGAAAATCCTCAGCGTCGTCTGGTCCATGCATGCCGCCGCCGAGGCAGGAAAATAG
- a CDS encoding ATP-binding protein, protein MHAPRSQPSRKQLPASRWRQRRLAQATSGLSAAQERQLATLHEISTLLAGQHAIDALCRGFLHHVMQFAQAEGGTVRILDPQHDTVHIIVHEGISDAMVEEEHCIRNNDCLCGAAVAQGVIQIRDFRQVEALQRFRCQDEGFVAIAVFPILARDQVVGSFSLHFAGPQAVHAQQQGWLETLGQSLGIAIENQRLIAREKEFAVARERSLLAEGLHDSIAQSLNFISLQVQMLDDSVRRGQLDEAAEVLPLMRMGVEQSYQDVRELLVNFRTRWHGSDLESKLSEVLAKFELQTGVAGTLDMSGNGAPLAPEQQLQILFIVQEALSNIRKHAQASNVALRVENGRDFSLQVRDDGEGFAANLRDKKTELQIGLRIMQERAERLGAQFAIDSRPGGGTTISLALPAARRQAA, encoded by the coding sequence ATGCATGCGCCGCGCAGTCAACCTTCCCGCAAACAACTTCCAGCGTCACGCTGGCGCCAGCGCCGCCTGGCGCAAGCCACATCGGGCCTGAGCGCCGCGCAGGAACGCCAGCTGGCCACTCTGCATGAGATTTCCACCCTGCTGGCGGGCCAGCACGCCATCGATGCGCTGTGCCGTGGCTTCCTGCACCACGTGATGCAGTTCGCGCAAGCCGAAGGCGGCACCGTGCGCATCCTCGATCCGCAGCACGATACCGTGCACATCATCGTGCATGAGGGCATTTCGGACGCCATGGTGGAAGAGGAACATTGCATCCGCAATAACGATTGCCTGTGCGGCGCTGCCGTGGCGCAGGGCGTGATCCAGATCCGCGATTTCCGCCAGGTCGAAGCGCTGCAGCGCTTTCGCTGCCAGGACGAAGGTTTTGTTGCCATCGCCGTCTTTCCCATCCTCGCGCGCGACCAGGTGGTGGGTAGTTTTTCGCTGCACTTCGCGGGTCCGCAAGCGGTGCATGCGCAGCAGCAGGGCTGGCTGGAAACGCTGGGCCAGAGCCTGGGCATCGCCATCGAGAACCAGCGCCTGATCGCGCGCGAAAAGGAGTTTGCCGTCGCGCGCGAACGCAGCCTGCTGGCCGAAGGCTTGCATGACAGCATTGCGCAAAGCCTCAATTTCATCAGCCTGCAAGTACAGATGCTCGACGATTCCGTGCGCCGGGGCCAGCTCGACGAAGCGGCCGAGGTGCTGCCGCTGATGCGCATGGGCGTCGAGCAAAGCTACCAGGACGTGCGCGAATTGCTGGTCAATTTCCGCACGCGCTGGCATGGCAGCGACCTGGAAAGCAAACTGTCGGAAGTGCTGGCCAAGTTCGAGCTGCAGACCGGCGTCGCCGGCACGCTGGACATGAGCGGCAATGGCGCGCCGCTGGCGCCCGAGCAGCAGTTGCAGATCCTGTTCATCGTGCAGGAAGCGCTGTCGAATATCCGCAAGCACGCGCAGGCGAGCAACGTGGCCCTGCGCGTGGAAAACGGGCGCGATTTTTCGCTGCAGGTGCGCGACGATGGCGAAGGCTTCGCCGCCAACCTGCGCGACAAGAAAACGGAATTGCAGATCGGCTTGCGTATCATGCAGGAAAGAGCCGAGCGGCTCGGTGCGCAATTTGCCATCGACAGCAGGCCCGGCGGCGGCACGACGATCTCGCTGGCCTTGCCGGCAGCCCGGCGCCAGGCCGCGTAA
- a CDS encoding helix-turn-helix domain-containing protein, with product MAKRKSLKNDPCPVARALDAIGERWSLLIVRDAFDGMRRFGEFQKSLGVAKNILADRLHTLVEEGIFTVAPASDGTAYQEYVLTPKGLALFPVVVGLRQWSEAQLFEQGETHSTLLQRGSGLPVRRIDVLAEDGRVLQAGDTVVHKVEFRT from the coding sequence GTGGCCAAGCGCAAGAGCCTGAAAAACGACCCCTGTCCCGTGGCGCGCGCGCTCGACGCGATCGGCGAGCGCTGGTCGCTGCTGATCGTGCGCGACGCCTTCGACGGCATGCGCAGGTTCGGCGAATTCCAGAAAAGCCTGGGCGTGGCGAAGAACATCCTGGCCGATCGCCTGCACACCTTGGTGGAAGAGGGCATTTTTACGGTCGCCCCCGCCTCGGACGGCACGGCCTACCAGGAATATGTGCTCACGCCCAAGGGGCTGGCGCTGTTTCCCGTCGTGGTCGGCTTGCGCCAGTGGAGCGAGGCGCAATTGTTTGAGCAAGGCGAGACCCATTCGACCTTGCTGCAGCGCGGTTCAGGCTTGCCCGTGCGCCGCATCGACGTGCTGGCCGAAGATGGCCGCGTCTTGCAGGCGGGCGATACCGTCGTGCACAAGGTGGAGTTCAGGACATGA
- a CDS encoding cysteine hydrolase: MKRQLHLLVIDPQNDFCDLPATWLPPDAAPALAVPGAHADMLRVAQLIREGGGGLTQISVTLDAHHRYDIAHPAFWRTGDGGPVAPFTQISAQQVRDRLFLPAASGALPRALAYLDALQQAGRYQLMVWPVHCEIGSWGQNIHAAVRAAYNAWEVANLQVVAKLSKGSNPWTEHYSAVMAEVPDAQDAATQLNRAFLDTLLPAQQIYVTGEAGSHCVKASTEHIADYLQAQQGKPALARLVLLTDCMSPVTGFEAQQRDFLAAMHERGARLATSAEVLPELLANALA; the protein is encoded by the coding sequence ATGAAACGCCAGCTGCACCTGCTCGTCATCGACCCGCAAAACGACTTTTGCGACTTGCCCGCCACCTGGCTGCCGCCGGATGCCGCACCGGCCCTGGCCGTGCCCGGCGCCCACGCCGACATGCTGCGTGTGGCGCAGCTGATCCGTGAAGGGGGCGGCGGGCTGACGCAGATCAGCGTGACCCTCGACGCCCACCACCGCTACGACATCGCCCATCCCGCCTTCTGGCGCACGGGCGATGGCGGCCCCGTTGCGCCGTTTACGCAGATCAGCGCGCAGCAGGTGCGCGACCGCCTGTTCCTGCCCGCCGCCAGCGGCGCCCTGCCGCGCGCGCTGGCCTACCTCGATGCCTTGCAGCAAGCGGGACGTTACCAACTGATGGTGTGGCCCGTGCACTGCGAAATCGGCAGCTGGGGCCAGAATATCCACGCGGCCGTGCGCGCCGCCTACAACGCCTGGGAAGTGGCTAACTTGCAAGTGGTGGCCAAGCTGAGCAAGGGTTCGAATCCGTGGACCGAGCATTACTCGGCCGTCATGGCGGAAGTGCCCGATGCGCAGGATGCGGCCACCCAGCTGAACCGCGCTTTCCTCGATACCCTGCTGCCGGCGCAGCAGATTTATGTCACGGGCGAGGCGGGCAGCCACTGCGTGAAAGCCAGCACCGAACATATCGCCGATTATCTGCAAGCCCAGCAAGGCAAGCCGGCCCTGGCGCGCCTGGTGCTGCTGACGGACTGCATGAGCCCCGTCACGGGCTTCGAAGCGCAGCAGCGCGACTTCCTGGCCGCCATGCACGAGCGCGGCGCGCGGCTGGCCACGTCCGCCGAGGTCTTGCCTGAATTGCTGGCCAATGCGCTGGCCTGA
- a CDS encoding MFS transporter gives MRDTTIPITAVLPPTLVWLFATAAGLSVANVYYAQPLLATLAREFGMTDAASGMVITATQLGCALALLLLVPLGDMLNRRRLTLFQLGLLAISLAALGCARSTAALLGGMLLVGLLGTAMTQGLIAYAASAAASHERGRVVGMAQGGVVIGLLLARTLSGVVADLADWRAVYFVSAAIACALLLLLWRKLPPAQASNQKLAYGALLASMLEMLLHNKVLRVRGMLALLMFAVFNIFWSALVLPLTAQGYSHAAIGAFGLVGVIGALGAARAGALADGGRAQWTTGAALLLLLAAWLPLGFAGAALWPLIVGIIALDLAGQAIHVTNQSLIFKDDSDAHSRLVACYMLFYAVGSGLGAIAATSVYALAGWHGVCALGAAVSLLALLFWRLTLPAEKT, from the coding sequence ATGCGCGACACGACCATCCCCATCACAGCAGTACTTCCCCCCACCCTCGTCTGGCTGTTTGCCACGGCGGCCGGCCTCAGCGTGGCCAATGTGTATTACGCCCAGCCCTTGCTCGCCACTCTGGCGCGGGAATTCGGCATGACGGACGCCGCCAGCGGCATGGTCATCACGGCCACGCAGCTCGGCTGCGCGCTGGCCCTGCTGCTGCTCGTGCCCCTGGGCGACATGCTGAACCGGCGCCGGCTGACCCTGTTCCAGCTGGGCTTGCTTGCCATCTCCCTGGCGGCGCTGGGCTGCGCCCGTTCCACGGCCGCCTTGCTGGGCGGCATGCTGCTGGTGGGCTTGCTGGGGACGGCCATGACGCAGGGCTTGATCGCCTACGCGGCCAGCGCGGCGGCCAGCCACGAGCGGGGCAGGGTCGTCGGCATGGCGCAGGGCGGCGTGGTGATCGGCTTGCTGCTGGCGCGCACCCTGTCCGGCGTGGTGGCGGACCTGGCCGACTGGCGCGCCGTGTATTTCGTCTCGGCCGCCATCGCCTGCGCCCTGTTGCTGCTGCTGTGGCGCAAGCTGCCGCCGGCGCAGGCATCCAATCAGAAGCTGGCCTACGGCGCCCTGCTGGCTTCGATGCTGGAGATGCTGCTGCACAACAAGGTGCTGCGTGTGCGCGGCATGCTGGCCCTGCTGATGTTTGCCGTCTTCAATATTTTCTGGAGCGCCCTGGTGCTGCCCCTGACGGCGCAAGGCTACAGCCATGCGGCCATCGGCGCTTTCGGGTTAGTGGGCGTGATCGGCGCGCTGGGCGCGGCGCGTGCCGGGGCGCTGGCCGACGGCGGACGCGCGCAGTGGACGACGGGCGCGGCCCTGTTGCTGCTGCTGGCCGCGTGGCTGCCGCTCGGCTTTGCCGGCGCGGCCCTGTGGCCGCTGATCGTCGGCATCATCGCGCTGGACCTGGCGGGCCAGGCCATCCACGTGACGAACCAGAGCCTGATTTTCAAGGACGACAGCGACGCGCACAGCCGCCTGGTGGCGTGCTACATGCTGTTTTATGCGGTGGGAAGCGGACTCGGGGCGATTGCCGCCACCAGCGTGTATGCGCTGGCGGGCTGGCATGGAGTATGCGCGCTGGGCGCGGCGGTCAGCTTGCTCGCCCTGCTGTTCTGGCGGCTGACCTTGCCTGCTGAAAAAACTTAG
- a CDS encoding response regulator has translation MNAPIKILLVDDHTLLRSGVKLLLQRNPLFQVVGEASNGLDGVRLTAELRPDVVLMDLNMPGVTGVEALQLILQDMPQMVVLMLTVSENAADLGAALRAGARGYLLKNIEAEQLGQAICRAAAGESVIADAMTAKLVSQFRAGQNAPQADYDKLTPREREAMACLAQGLSNKEIARQLDVAESTVKIHVQNILKKLKLSSRVQIAVYAVERELSK, from the coding sequence GTGAACGCTCCAATCAAAATCCTGCTGGTCGACGACCACACCTTGCTGCGCAGCGGCGTCAAGCTGCTGCTGCAGCGCAATCCTCTATTCCAGGTGGTGGGCGAGGCTTCCAACGGGCTCGATGGCGTGCGCCTGACGGCCGAACTGCGGCCCGACGTGGTGCTGATGGATTTGAACATGCCCGGCGTAACGGGTGTCGAGGCGCTGCAGCTGATCTTGCAGGACATGCCGCAGATGGTGGTGCTGATGCTGACCGTGTCCGAAAACGCGGCCGACCTGGGCGCGGCCCTGCGCGCGGGCGCGCGCGGCTATTTGCTGAAAAATATCGAAGCCGAGCAGCTGGGCCAGGCCATCTGCCGCGCCGCCGCCGGCGAATCCGTGATTGCCGATGCCATGACGGCCAAGCTCGTGTCGCAATTTCGCGCGGGGCAGAACGCGCCCCAGGCCGACTACGACAAATTGACGCCGCGCGAACGCGAAGCCATGGCTTGCCTGGCGCAAGGGCTGAGCAACAAGGAAATCGCGCGCCAGCTGGACGTGGCCGAAAGCACGGTGAAAATCCACGTGCAAAACATCCTCAAAAAGCTTAAGCTCAGCAGCCGCGTGCAGATCGCCGTCTACGCCGTCGAGCGTGAGTTAAGCAAATAA
- a CDS encoding D-amino acid dehydrogenase yields MKRVAVIGGGITGVTTAYALAKRGVDVTLIERHRYAAMETSYANGGQLSASHAEVWNHKATILNALKWMARRDAPLLLHPWPSWHKLSWFAEFLAAMPDYERNTIATARMAIAARAHLFAWAEEEKIAFDHRRAGILHVYRDRRGFERAAGVSRLLAKGGLERRAVSLLEMRAIEPALTGDFYGGYYTDSDSTGDIHKFTSGLADACARLGVACRFGQDVTALAREHGKVRVSIGEGEDSTLFDAVVICAGTASRALAAMLGDHVNVYPVKGYSITVQLDDAASRAAAPQVSLLDDATKLVSSRLGEDRLRVAGTAEFNGFNHDIRADRIRPLLQWVEQCFPGVSTRKVVPWAGLRPMLPAMLPKVGPGKAPGVYYNTGHGHLGWTLAAATAEMVAEAVAPSSSAADR; encoded by the coding sequence ATGAAGCGCGTGGCCGTCATCGGCGGCGGCATCACGGGCGTCACCACGGCGTATGCGCTGGCGAAACGGGGCGTCGATGTCACCCTGATCGAACGCCACCGCTATGCGGCCATGGAAACGTCGTATGCGAATGGCGGGCAATTGTCCGCCTCGCACGCGGAAGTGTGGAACCACAAGGCAACGATTCTGAATGCGCTGAAATGGATGGCGCGGCGCGATGCGCCGTTGTTGCTGCATCCCTGGCCCAGCTGGCACAAGCTGAGCTGGTTTGCGGAGTTTCTCGCCGCCATGCCGGACTACGAGCGCAATACCATCGCCACGGCGCGCATGGCGATCGCCGCGCGCGCACATTTGTTTGCGTGGGCGGAAGAAGAGAAGATAGCTTTCGATCACCGCCGCGCCGGCATCCTGCACGTGTACCGCGACCGGCGCGGCTTCGAACGGGCGGCCGGCGTGTCGCGCCTGCTGGCCAAGGGCGGTCTTGAGCGGCGTGCCGTGAGCTTGCTGGAAATGCGCGCCATCGAGCCGGCCCTCACCGGCGACTTTTACGGCGGCTACTACACGGACAGCGATTCCACGGGCGACATCCACAAATTCACCAGCGGCCTGGCCGACGCCTGCGCGCGCCTGGGCGTGGCCTGCCGCTTTGGTCAGGACGTTACTGCGCTGGCGCGCGAGCACGGCAAGGTGCGCGTCAGCATCGGCGAGGGCGAGGACAGCACCCTGTTCGACGCCGTCGTCATCTGCGCGGGCACGGCCAGCCGCGCCCTGGCGGCAATGCTGGGCGACCACGTGAACGTGTATCCCGTGAAAGGCTATTCGATTACCGTGCAGCTCGACGACGCCGCCAGCCGCGCGGCCGCGCCCCAGGTCAGCCTGCTCGACGATGCGACCAAGCTGGTCAGCAGCCGCCTGGGCGAGGACCGGCTCAGAGTGGCGGGCACTGCGGAATTCAATGGCTTCAATCACGACATCCGCGCCGATCGCATCCGCCCGCTGCTGCAGTGGGTCGAGCAGTGCTTTCCTGGCGTGAGTACGCGCAAGGTCGTGCCGTGGGCGGGTTTGCGCCCCATGTTGCCGGCCATGCTGCCGAAGGTAGGGCCGGGCAAGGCCCCTGGCGTGTACTACAACACGGGCCACGGCCACCTGGGCTGGACCCTGGCGGCCGCCACGGCGGAGATGGTGGCAGAGGCGGTCGCGCCTAGTTCTTCGGCAGCAGATCGCTGA
- a CDS encoding MerR family transcriptional regulator, with product MLLKIGELARLTGLTIRTLHHYDSIGLLSPSARTPAGYRLYQHGDMDRLHRIMALRKFGLSLADIAHALAGPDLPLSSIVARQIAMLERQIAQASTLRVRLRTLRVRLRTLQAQLAQGQAPELAEWLTTMELMTMYDKYFTQEELQRMPLLSDAAVEQEWKELVARVRAARDAGAGPDDARAQALATQWMVKLVRDTGAHPGLFARLNSMHEQEPSMQATTSIDAELMQFILAAFNASRMALYRPFLDEQEYAHLVANYGKRSGEWPALIAAVRAAIDARTPPTDPAVLQLARQWLELFRSYAGTDPATQLKFRQAHQQEPRLMEGSFVDATMLQYLGAAMAVVAQERPGA from the coding sequence ATGCTGTTGAAAATCGGTGAACTGGCCAGGCTCACGGGCCTGACCATCCGCACCCTGCACCATTACGACAGCATCGGCCTGCTCTCGCCTTCGGCGCGCACGCCCGCTGGCTACCGCCTGTACCAGCACGGCGACATGGACCGGCTGCACCGGATCATGGCGCTGCGCAAGTTCGGGTTGTCGCTGGCCGATATCGCCCACGCACTCGCCGGCCCGGATCTGCCGCTCTCCTCCATCGTGGCGCGGCAGATCGCCATGCTCGAGCGCCAGATCGCGCAAGCTTCCACCCTGCGTGTACGCCTGCGCACCCTGCGTGTACGCCTGCGCACCCTGCAGGCGCAACTGGCGCAGGGACAGGCACCGGAACTGGCCGAGTGGCTCACCACAATGGAGTTGATGACCATGTACGACAAATATTTTACCCAGGAAGAACTGCAACGGATGCCGCTGCTGTCCGATGCGGCCGTGGAACAGGAATGGAAAGAACTGGTAGCGAGAGTGCGCGCCGCCAGGGATGCGGGCGCAGGTCCCGACGATGCACGGGCGCAGGCGCTGGCCACGCAATGGATGGTCAAGCTGGTGCGCGACACGGGCGCCCACCCGGGCCTGTTCGCGCGCCTGAACAGCATGCACGAACAGGAGCCATCGATGCAGGCCACCACCAGCATCGATGCGGAACTGATGCAGTTCATCCTCGCCGCCTTCAACGCCTCGCGCATGGCGCTGTACCGGCCTTTCCTCGATGAGCAGGAATACGCGCACCTGGTGGCAAACTACGGCAAGCGCTCGGGTGAATGGCCGGCCCTGATCGCCGCCGTGCGCGCCGCCATCGATGCGCGCACGCCGCCCACCGACCCGGCCGTGCTGCAGCTGGCGCGGCAGTGGCTGGAGCTGTTCCGTTCGTATGCGGGCACGGACCCGGCCACGCAGCTGAAATTCCGCCAGGCGCACCAGCAGGAACCGCGCCTGATGGAAGGCAGTTTCGTCGACGCGACAATGCTGCAGTACCTGGGCGCGGCGATGGCCGTGGTGGCGCAGGAGCGCCCCGGCGCATAG
- a CDS encoding antibiotic biosynthesis monooxygenase, translated as MIYEIAHIQIKSATHDAFEAAVAKAVPLFQRARGCESMRLERSIENGDAYRLVVGWSTLEDHTVHFRGSEDFQAWRGLVGEFFAAPPQVEHMNTVLTGF; from the coding sequence ATGATTTATGAAATTGCCCACATCCAGATCAAATCGGCCACGCATGACGCCTTCGAAGCGGCCGTAGCGAAAGCCGTGCCCCTGTTCCAGCGCGCGCGCGGCTGCGAATCGATGCGCCTGGAGCGCTCGATCGAAAACGGCGATGCCTACCGCCTGGTGGTCGGCTGGAGCACCCTGGAAGACCACACCGTGCATTTCCGCGGCAGCGAGGACTTCCAGGCCTGGCGTGGCCTGGTCGGTGAATTCTTTGCCGCCCCACCCCAGGTCGAGCACATGAACACGGTGCTGACGGGGTTTTAA
- a CDS encoding DJ-1/PfpI family protein — protein sequence MAAKKILFLTGDFAEDYETMVPFQALLMLGHTVHAVCPGKKSGETIKTAIHDFEGDQTYTEKPGHLFTLNASFDEIDPADYDAVMIAGGRAPEYLRLNEKVIAAVRHFADAGKPVAAVCHGAQLLAAADVIRGKRISAYPACAPEVKLAGGTYADIAVTDAVTDGQFVTAPAWPAHPAWLAQFVKLLGTEIHL from the coding sequence ATGGCAGCGAAGAAAATTCTGTTTTTGACCGGCGATTTTGCAGAAGATTATGAAACGATGGTGCCATTCCAGGCCCTGCTGATGCTCGGCCATACCGTGCACGCCGTTTGTCCCGGCAAGAAAAGCGGCGAGACGATCAAGACGGCCATCCACGATTTCGAGGGCGACCAGACCTACACGGAAAAACCGGGCCATTTGTTTACCCTGAACGCCAGCTTCGACGAGATCGATCCGGCCGACTATGACGCGGTGATGATCGCCGGCGGCCGCGCGCCCGAATACCTGCGCCTGAACGAGAAAGTCATCGCCGCCGTGCGCCATTTTGCCGACGCGGGCAAGCCTGTCGCCGCCGTCTGCCACGGCGCGCAATTGCTGGCCGCCGCCGATGTCATCCGCGGCAAGCGCATTTCCGCCTATCCCGCCTGCGCGCCGGAAGTCAAGCTGGCGGGTGGCACGTATGCGGACATCGCCGTCACGGACGCCGTCACCGATGGCCAGTTCGTCACGGCGCCCGCCTGGCCCGCGCATCCGGCGTGGCTGGCGCAGTTCGTCAAGCTGCTCGGTACCGAGATTCATTTGTAA